GATGCCGTATGGACAGAGTGTGCGACTAATTTATTAAGCAATGTTTCTGTGTGGTCGGACACAAACTCAGGATTTTCGGGAATGGCACTGTCGGCAAAGTCTTGCTCAATTTCATGGAGTGGCTTTTCTTTGGCGACGATATGATCGGTCAGGAAACCCTCGAGGTTTTCTGACAAATGCCGCTCAATTCTACCGAGGGTAGAATCTGGAGCTTCAGGTATCGTGAATATTCGATGTAACGATTCAAGGTTTACATCGGCGATTTGTTTTCGCGCCAAGAGATTTTTCCCCGCAAAATTTTGAGCCGCAAACTTTAACACACGCAGCGCCAGAATTACTACTGATCTGGTTTCTGAACTACGCTAAAGCGTGAATTCTAGATTGTCGATTAAACGGGTATTTTCAATGTATGCAGCGGCGAGTACCACGAGTTTGGTATCTTGCTGCGTGGGTAACCCAAGATCCTCTTGGCGTCGCACCTCAAGGTAATCTGGAACCAAGCCATGCTGTTGCCAGGCTTGCTTGGCGATTGCAATCGCTGAGGGTAATGTTGCGCCGCCCTCAATATCAAGCACGAGCGCTCGCATTGATTGATAAATAATGGTGGCCGCTTGCTTTTGTTCTGCAGATAAATAGCCATTGCGGGAGCTGAGTGCGAGCCCTTGAGTATTCCGTGCGGTATCAACCCCCACGATTTCTGTTGGAAAAGAAAGGTCGGCTACCATGAGTTTAATAACCAACAGCTGCTGGTAATCCTTCTTGCCAAAGATCGCAATGTCTGGCTGCACCATATTAAACAACTTACAAACAACCGTTGCGACGCCTTGAAAGTGCCCCGGACGACTTTGCCCACAAAGAATATTCGAAATATCAGGAACGGCTACTTGTGTTTGTTGCGCAAGGCCACGCGGGTAAACGTCATCAACGAGTGGAGTGAATACAACGTCAACACCACAGGATTCTAACGCTACTTTGTCCTCAGCAAGGGTGCGAGGATAACGAGATAGATCTTCATTCGCTCCAAATTGCATTGGGTTCACGAAAATCGAAACAACAACCCGGTCAGCGAGCTCCTTTGCCTTTTTAACGAGCGCTAAATGACCTTCATGCAAGTTGCCCATGGTGGGAACAAAGGCAACTCGCTCACTGCAAGCTCGCCATTGGTCTCGTTTCGCACGTAGTGCTTGAATACTCTCGATCTGCTGCATGGTCATGTTAGCTGAAGCTATGCTCTGCGGCTGGGAAGGTTCCTGACTTAACTGCTTTTACATAATGCTTCACAGCGCTCTCTAAGCTGTCAGTACCGGCTAAAAAGTTTTTCGTGAACTTAGGTAAGTAATCTGCATTCATGCCCAACATGTCATGCATCACTAAGATCTGGCCATCGGTTTGTGCACCCGCACCGATACCAATCACAGGAAGGGAGAGACTTTCGCTAAAACGTTTTCCTAACGAGGTAGGAATGCACTCAACCACAAGCAGTTGTGCACCGGCGGCTTCGAGCGCTTGTCCCGAGGAAATTAATATATCGGCTTGTTCAGGTGTTTTTCCCTGTACCTTGTAGCCGCCTATAATATTCACTTGCTGCGGTAAGAGGCCGAGGTGGGCACAAACAGGAATTCCCTGTTGGGTTAAATGCTGCACGGTTTTAACGAGCCAATCTCCACCCTCCATTTTCACCATGTTAGCCCCTGCACGCATGAGTATTGCTGCATTTTCGGCGGCTTTATCTGGCGTTGGGTAGCTCATGAACGGCATGTCTGCAATAATGAAGGCGTCAGGTGCCCCGGCACGAACTGCCTTGGTGTGATAGGCAATATCAGCGACTGACACGCCAAGTGTTGTAGCCTCACCATGCAAAACCATTCCGAGCGAGTCACCGATTAACATGACTTCGACACCCGCTTCAACAAAGAGCTTACTAAAACTAGCGTCATATGCAGTAAGAGCCGTGATCTTCTCGCTTTCTCGTTTCATTTTTTGCAGTGTAGAAATTTGCATGCGACTCATGAGGTTTCGCTCCTTGTCTTAAGAATTAGCATTGTATAGCGATGGCGTCACGGTTAAAAGTGCCGTCCTAGATAGAACCGATTTTTATGAGCGCTCGGGTTTCGATTTTCTCGGCATAGGCGTTTGCCTCGCAACCGTTTGGAAGAACCCATGTAGGGGCTATTTCAGCCAATGGAATGACTACAAATTCGCGTACCAAAATACCGGGATGAGGAACTTGCAGGCGCTCGCTCTCAATGCTTTCCATGCTGTAAAAGAGCAAATCCAAATCTAACGTACGTGCTCCCCAACGCTCTTTTCGAACGCGGTGGTGTTCATGTTCAATGTGCTGCAATAAATCTAACAGGGGGATGGGGTCGAGTGAGGTTCCAAACCCAAACACTGCGTTAACATAATCCGGTTGGTCTTGCGGTCCCATTGGTTTCGACGCATAGAGTGACGAGGCGCAAAGTTCACTGATGCAGGGCGCCTGCTGCAAATACGAGTACGCGCTTCGAATTTGCGCTTCGGGGTTGCCGAGGTTCGCACCTACACCGACATAACACGTATGCATTACCATAGAATTACTGTGCCGGTTTGTTTTTACGTGGACCGCGGTTGCGCCTGCGCCCCGATCTACGTTTTACTGCTTTAGGAGCATGGTTTGAAGAATTTACTTGCTCTGGAAACTCAGTTTGTAATTGTTGCCAAAATTCAGCCAAGCGCTGCAGGATTGGGTCGTTCTCAACTTTGCTACGCAACAATAGAAAATCGAAGCCAGCTCTGAACTTGGGATGACCAAGCAGACGTTTTGCTTTCGCCGGCGTTTGCTGAAGTAATCGCAATTGCAGTAGCCAAATATCGCGCATTGGCAGCGAAAAGCGTTTTGGCAGAGAAATTGAGCGCGCTTGAATCGATGTCACTTCAGCAGCTGCTATTTGGTATGCATCGTATTCATTTAAGGTGGCCTCTTGCATAATTTCTTGAGCACGGGCGACCGTCGGGTACCAAAGCATCGCAGCAAACAAATAGCCAGGGTTAACCGATTTGTCGGCGCTAATGCGTGCGTCAGTGTCTCGCATCACCTGCGCAAGCATTTTATATTCGATACTTCTTGGATCACGCAATGGCACTTTTAGCATAGGGATCAGGTGCGACATGAGTCCTAATTCATTGAGAACTTCAAAGTTTGCAAGTGCGCGCTGGCCCAAAAAGAGTTTGAGAGACTCTTCAAACAATCTTGCGGCAGGAATGTCGTCCAACAAGTAAGCAAGTTTGGGAATCGGTAGCCTGCAGCTATCGTCTATTTTCAAACTTAATTTCGTGGCAAAGCGGGCTGCACGGAGCATGCGCACTGGGTCTTCCCGATAACGCTGCTCAGGATCACCAATGAGCTTTAAAACGCCGGCCTCCAAATCTTCCATGCCATTCACAAAATCGTAAATGGCAAAGTCTGCGATGTTGTAATACAACGCGTTGACGGTGAAATCGCGGCGAGCGGCGTCTTCTTCAATTGAGCCAAAGACATTATCTCGAAGTACCATCCCTTTCTGTGAGGTACGCGCCTTTCCTACGGCATCTTCTTCGCCGTCGTGCGGACCGCGGAATGTTGCTACTTCAATAATTTCGCGCCCAAAAACAATGTGCGCGAGGCGGAATCGGCGTCCAATCAGGCGACAATTTTTAAAAAGACCTCTAATTTGCTCAGGAGTGGCATTCGTTACTACATCGAAATCTTTAGGGACAACACCTAACAGCAGGTCGCGGACACATCCGCCAACAAGGTAAGCGTCATAACCCGATTTATGTAAGCGATACAATACTTTGAGTGCATGCTCAGAAATGTCATTGCGTGAAATCGGATGTCGGTCACGAGGAATTACGGTTACTCGTGGTGCCACGGGTACCGTTCTTTTCCCTAAAAGTTTTTTGATAATACTCAAATCCTCGAACCTATCTTACGTAATGAATTGAAAAGAGCGCGCATTTTAACCGATTCATGTTGATTTGAACATCTTGCGATGACGCCATGACTCAATTCCGTAATGGATGATTTCTCTAACTGACGCATTTTCGAGTTCACTGGGTACTTTGATCTCGAGTCCGCGTAATGCGTTGCAAAGGTTTTTGTTTGCAAACTCTGTTTCTAGTGCGGGCGCATGGTTTTGTTTGCTTAACTTGCGACCTTGAGCGTCGAGTTGCAACTTCACATGCGAATAAATCGGCGGTGACCGAATATCGAAGTCGTTTAACAATGGAATTATGTGCTCTAAACCATGCCACAAAGCAAGTTGCCATACCGTAGGAAACAGTAGGTCTTGTCCACGAACCACATGTGTAATTCCTTGCCGATAGTCGTCGAGAACAACGGCGAGTTGGTATGCCCATAAGCTATCTCTGCGCTTGAGGACGAAGTCTTCTTGCGTAAATTCCTCAGGTACTTCAATTGAACCAAGGATACCGTCTTGAAAGAATTTTGAGGCATGGTCGTTCTTAAAGCGAACACTTGCGCCTTTGGCGCTTCTTTTTAAGTTTCTACAGTGACCGTCGTAATGGCCTCCGCGTGCCTGAATTTCTTTGCGTGTGCAGTTGCAGTAATAGGCCTGACCTCGCTCAATGAGCAGGTTGAGTACTCGCGAAAAAAAGGGCTCGGAAAGTGCCTGATAATAAACCGGCTCATCCCACTCCAAGCCATGTGTTGCGAGCTGTTCTAAAATGATGTCTGCAGCCTTTGGAACTTCACGCGGCGGGTCAATATTTTCTATCCGAACTAACCATGTCCCACCATAGGCTCGTGCGTCTAGATAACTGGCAAGGGCAGCAACTAAAGAGCCCGCATGCAGCGGGCCCGATGGACTGGGGGCAAAACGCCCCCGGTAGTGCTTGTTTAGAAGTTCGCTTTGCACTGGAATACCTAGCGCCAAGAATTAAGAGCCTTTCATCTGCTTCTCGCGGATTTCCGCTAAACTCTTACAATCAATACATAAATCGGCTGTCGGTCTTGCTTCTAAGCGACGAATTCCTATCTCAACGCCACAGGATGCGCAAAAACCAAAATCGTTGTGTTCGATGAGCTCCAGAGTTTTCTCAATTTTCTTAATTAATTTGCGCTCGCGATCGCGGGTTCTTAACTCGATCGCAAACTCTTCCTCTTGAGCGGCTCGGTCTACTGGGTCGGCATAGTTCTCAGCATCTTCCTTCAAGTGACCTACCGTGCGATCTACCTCTTCTCTCAACTGAGCTCGCCAAACCTCTAGAATCTTCTTGAAATGAGCGCGCTGCGCTTCATTCATATATTCTTCACCGTCTTTTTCGATGTAAGGCTCAAGCCCCGCTTGCGCAAGAATTCCATGCGCCCTTCTTTCCTTAGCTTCCGCCATAGTTCAATCCCTCCGGGAGGTTCACATCTAACCCATACCTAAAAAGATGGGTATGTATATCAGAATAAAAAAATCGGTGCAATTTTACCGCAATTCAAGCAAATGGGGGTTAAATTTATAGTTTCAAGAAGCCCATTTTAAGAATTCAATACCTTGCTGATTTATATGGAAAAAAGCTTGGTAAACTTTAAGTCCGTGAGCTTTTGCAGTTGCAATTTGCTCCGCATAGTACGGATCAATGTGTACAGCTGGTTCAACTCGCTTGATACCAGAGTGCAAAATCGCATAAATAACAGCAACCTCGGTGTCTTCATTTGCTATCAAAGGCATAAATTCTTGCAGTTGCCGACTGGCTCGAGCCGACACCGCGTCTGGAAAGAAACCGCAACCATTGTCGGTAAGAAGTGTGACAGACTTTATTTCGACAAACGTTCGCTTGTCATTGACATGTTCAAGCACTAAATCGCATCGGCTTTTCTCGCCATATTTAACTTCACGTTGAATACTCGCAATAGCGGGCATTCCTTGAGGTGTGCTTGTTCTCAATGCATTTTCAATCAGGTTGTTCGCTCGATGCGTATTCACACAAACCCACTCCGACGAGGGAAGCTGAG
This genomic interval from Idiomarinaceae bacterium HL-53 contains the following:
- a CDS encoding pantothenate synthetase codes for the protein MTMQQIESIQALRAKRDQWRACSERVAFVPTMGNLHEGHLALVKKAKELADRVVVSIFVNPMQFGANEDLSRYPRTLAEDKVALESCGVDVVFTPLVDDVYPRGLAQQTQVAVPDISNILCGQSRPGHFQGVATVVCKLFNMVQPDIAIFGKKDYQQLLVIKLMVADLSFPTEIVGVDTARNTQGLALSSRNGYLSAEQKQAATIIYQSMRALVLDIEGGATLPSAIAIAKQAWQQHGLVPDYLEVRRQEDLGLPTQQDTKLVVLAAAYIENTRLIDNLEFTL
- a CDS encoding transcriptional regulator, TraR/DksA family is translated as MAEAKERRAHGILAQAGLEPYIEKDGEEYMNEAQRAHFKKILEVWRAQLREEVDRTVGHLKEDAENYADPVDRAAQEEEFAIELRTRDRERKLIKKIEKTLELIEHNDFGFCASCGVEIGIRRLEARPTADLCIDCKSLAEIREKQMKGS
- a CDS encoding poly(A) polymerase; this translates as MSIIKKLLGKRTVPVAPRVTVIPRDRHPISRNDISEHALKVLYRLHKSGYDAYLVGGCVRDLLLGVVPKDFDVVTNATPEQIRGLFKNCRLIGRRFRLAHIVFGREIIEVATFRGPHDGEEDAVGKARTSQKGMVLRDNVFGSIEEDAARRDFTVNALYYNIADFAIYDFVNGMEDLEAGVLKLIGDPEQRYREDPVRMLRAARFATKLSLKIDDSCRLPIPKLAYLLDDIPAARLFEESLKLFLGQRALANFEVLNELGLMSHLIPMLKVPLRDPRSIEYKMLAQVMRDTDARISADKSVNPGYLFAAMLWYPTVARAQEIMQEATLNEYDAYQIAAAEVTSIQARSISLPKRFSLPMRDIWLLQLRLLQQTPAKAKRLLGHPKFRAGFDFLLLRSKVENDPILQRLAEFWQQLQTEFPEQVNSSNHAPKAVKRRSGRRRNRGPRKNKPAQ
- a CDS encoding sugar fermentation stimulation protein A codes for the protein MQFDPPLQPAKLIKRYKRFLADVVLPNNEEITIHCPNTGAMTGCAIPGSNVWMTKSDNAKRKYAYTWELAQLPSSEWVCVNTHRANNLIENALRTSTPQGMPAIASIQREVKYGEKSRCDLVLEHVNDKRTFVEIKSVTLLTDNGCGFFPDAVSARASRQLQEFMPLIANEDTEVAVIYAILHSGIKRVEPAVHIDPYYAEQIATAKAHGLKVYQAFFHINQQGIEFLKWAS
- a CDS encoding glutamyl-Q tRNA(Asp) synthetase; amino-acid sequence: MALGIPVQSELLNKHYRGRFAPSPSGPLHAGSLVAALASYLDARAYGGTWLVRIENIDPPREVPKAADIILEQLATHGLEWDEPVYYQALSEPFFSRVLNLLIERGQAYYCNCTRKEIQARGGHYDGHCRNLKRSAKGASVRFKNDHASKFFQDGILGSIEVPEEFTQEDFVLKRRDSLWAYQLAVVLDDYRQGITHVVRGQDLLFPTVWQLALWHGLEHIIPLLNDFDIRSPPIYSHVKLQLDAQGRKLSKQNHAPALETEFANKNLCNALRGLEIKVPSELENASVREIIHYGIESWRHRKMFKST
- a CDS encoding 3-methyl-2-oxobutanoate hydroxymethyltransferase, whose amino-acid sequence is MSRMQISTLQKMKRESEKITALTAYDASFSKLFVEAGVEVMLIGDSLGMVLHGEATTLGVSVADIAYHTKAVRAGAPDAFIIADMPFMSYPTPDKAAENAAILMRAGANMVKMEGGDWLVKTVQHLTQQGIPVCAHLGLLPQQVNIIGGYKVQGKTPEQADILISSGQALEAAGAQLLVVECIPTSLGKRFSESLSLPVIGIGAGAQTDGQILVMHDMLGMNADYLPKFTKNFLAGTDSLESAVKHYVKAVKSGTFPAAEHSFS
- a CDS encoding 2-amino-4-hydroxy-6-hydroxymethyldihydropteridinediphosphokinase is translated as MVMHTCYVGVGANLGNPEAQIRSAYSYLQQAPCISELCASSLYASKPMGPQDQPDYVNAVFGFGTSLDPIPLLDLLQHIEHEHHRVRKERWGARTLDLDLLFYSMESIESERLQVPHPGILVREFVVIPLAEIAPTWVLPNGCEANAYAEKIETRALIKIGSI